The Anas platyrhynchos isolate ZD024472 breed Pekin duck chromosome 3, IASCAAS_PekinDuck_T2T, whole genome shotgun sequence genome includes a window with the following:
- the ACYP2 gene encoding acylphosphatase-2 isoform X2 produces the protein MSTLGKASGALKSVDYEVFGRVQGVCFRMYTEEEARKLGVVGWVKNTSQGTVTGQVQGPEDKVNAILWSWSLETCVFLKVLRRLWS, from the exons ATGTCTACCCTGGGGAAGGCGTCGGGCGCGCTCAAGTCGGTGGATTACGAAGTGTTCGGGCGGGTGCAAG gTGTTTGTTTCAGGATG tACACAGAAGAGGAAGCTAGGAAGCTAGGAGTTGTTGGCTGGGTTAAAAATACCAGTCAAGGAACAGTAACAGGCCAAGTTCAAGGCCCAGAAGATAAAGTAAATGCAAT ACTGTGGAGCTGGAGCCTGGAAACTTGTGTTTTCCTCAAGGTACTGAGAAGACTCTGGTCCTGA